Part of the Quercus lobata isolate SW786 chromosome 6, ValleyOak3.0 Primary Assembly, whole genome shotgun sequence genome, ttccatttcagGTTCTGTAGTAGTTGGCATTGCAGTGTTAATCCTTTGCCTTCTTATTTTGTAGATTCATAACATGAAGACTCAAGCTATCGTGATTGCAGCACCATTTGCTTTTACCCTGGGCCTTTTGTCATCTATTTTTGCAGTCATCCTTGGTATAGCTGAGTCTCAGAAGTAAGAAATTACATGTTTCtgttaaattatcattttcttagtatttgtttattttgatttGCAGCAATCAAGGAGTACATATGGACATACGCAGCTCTTGAGTTTGCACTTGTGGCCATCACTGTCCACCTTTTCTACACTTTGGTGAGAAATGCTATCTTTTTATTTCACTATTCTGTCATCAATATGCTCCATGATTTcctccttgattcttctcaCTTACTTTCTTGAAAAGTACcataccttttttttgttggtaaaataaaaagtaccatatttttttgggttttcttatGAAAAGAATAAGATTTGTTACCTAGTAGGTTTATCTATGAGGCAACTAGCCACTAGGTCCTCTAATTTAGATGATATAATGGTTATACTTAAGTCTTAACAAGATATTAGATTCTCAATACAATTCTGCTTCCCCcaccaccccccacccccccccaaaaaaaaaaaaaagaagaaaaacagaaGGCTAGATGATTGTTTTGTACCATCCCACTGGTTCTATTCTTAAATGGTGGTGCAAGTGAAACACTAACCCAAAAATTCTAGCATTAATGGAGCCAAAGCAAACCTATAGTTGCTTGCTGCTGCTCCAATTATGACACCAACACTTCTAAACTTAAGGAACGTGAAATACATTATTTCTTTAATCTGCTGAAAGTATCTCCTATGAGATATTTCTCCATTAGGAGACTTAATGTGACCTccataagatttattttaattattaatttttcttttgtttatttaataatatgAGTGATAAATAGAGCCAATAGTTTTGTAGTTCAACTTGACCTCTCATATTGTTTCCAACAGGGATatccagggttcaaatccctcTACCCAACAATCGAAATATCCAcaccaaaaaagaataaataaagacCCACTGttttaggattttaattgtGAAGAGTTATTTGATGAAAAGTCataagaaattataaataatttcagTAACTAACTCCTTAGTTGAAGAATTAGAATAAGAACTGACACTAAACAAAGAGGGTCTGTAGTGTCTACCCTTCAAACAAGTTTGTGTTTCCATAAAAGGGTTTTAACAAGGTAGGCCATAAGTTATAAGAATTCTCTCTCAAGAAAAAATCTGTAAGTGGGTTTTTTGTTCAAGACACTCGAACAATTATGGCCTGAGGTATCTCCCCTTTATTTGGCtgcatatattttgtataatatttCTTACATATTTGAGATGCAGATGTGTTGcaaaggaaaatttaaaaagcacGTTTGGTTAATTGTGATACATAACTGAAAATGGGGATTAACTCATAGGAGAATTACTATGTTTGGGTGGatgcattttttctttatttaaccATTCAGCTTGCAACACCCACTTTTACTTCACCATTATATCTTCACAGAAGTCCATGCTGATATTTTAAGAACGGAAATTAACAAAGATCACTCTTGTTGACTAAAACTAGCCTACTATTATGACCTTTTGCTTTCCCCCCTCCCCATTTTctgttatgatcctagtgtcccacatggattaagtgtaagcttaaccatgtgtttataagctcttgggTACTTGGTGgtatgttatgatcctagtATCCCATATGGATTAAGCATAAGCTTAACtatgtgtttataagctcttgaGCACCCTCCCTTTGCAAGCCGattttcaagggtgagttctactCATGGGTTGctaacatttggtatcagagccaatcACCACCCTGGGTAATCAGGCGTGGCTCATTGAGTATGGGATCAAATGAGTTGCGGCTTTGTGGTCGGAGCGTGGTAGTATATTATAATCCTAGTGTTTCACATAAATTAAGTGTAAGCTTAACTATGTATTTATAAGCTCTTGGACACCCTCCCCTTGCATTCTACTCATGGATTCTTAACATTTTCACTTTCATTGTCGCATGGCTTTCTAAAATATCCAATTTTTGCTAAGATGCAGGTGTTCTACATGTTTGACTTATTGGTCCTTGTTTTCTTGTTGACTGAAagcttcttaatttttttgcagCTTCATCTGAAGGCCATTTATGCGATACTAATTGCATCAGTTCTAGGTTTTGGCATAGCCATGAGCCTCAACTCCCTGtatattcaatatttttcttggcGAGTTCAAATTACACAGAGCCCCCCAGTATGATCGGACCCCCATTGGGTTGCAAGGTCCCTGTGTTTCTGCTGGttgcttgcttgcttgcttcAGTAAATAATTCGTGTACATGTCCAATTATCCAGCacttgataatctattaagtaGAAAAATCAAGTAATACCCTGAAATGTGCTTTGTTATTCTAGAGTTATTTTGCATTTGCAAAAGTTAGAAGTTCACACGTTAAAATGTTGAAGAGTCCTTTTCAGGGTTGACCATCAACAGATGTTGGAAACTTGGGAGTTCTCTTTGTTTTGCAGTCTCACTATATCAATTGGTATTTTCACACTGTTGAGGCATTGACTGTTTTTAAttcagaaaattcttgaaagcTTTGTTTTGCAGTCTCACTAAATCAATTGGTTTTGTCAAGGTCAAGATGTAATGAGAGTTAAGACTCGAATCAGAATAGAAACAATGTTGGAAAAAGTATTCAATATGTACTTCAATGTGTGTTTTTATTCCCACCCAGTTTTCTGTATACACCACCCCACTGCTTCTCTTGCTGTCTTAATAGTTACAATGATGTTTCTTGCTTACAATTTGTGCATTTTTAAGATTTACACTACAGCAATCGGTAATAGTAATATTTCTGGATtgcaaaataaaaaggaaacaaatcTTGGCCTAATTGCATAATGTAATTGCTTTCCGATGTATGGAACTAAATTCTCAAACTCAAGGTCATCAACAATGCCCTTACAGTAGCTCTTATAGCATGCAATTTTATGCTTGCATTACATTAGCATTGTGTTGTCACCTAAAACCACTTGATAAGGTCACCTCAACATCAAATTTCTTATTGGTCGAGATCTTGTTCTTCCAATGTATGACACGGTATGCGTATATTAATGcaaatttcaattaaaagaagaccaaagaaagaaggaatggGAGGGTATATCCTGAAAATCGGCTTTATAAATAGTGAAATAGTTCCCTATGCTGCCCTTCACTTAGAAAAAGAAACGCAATTTAGTTGCATCCTTCGCTTGGATTAAGTCTGAGGCAATATTTTTGCTATACCCTTGTTTACTTTACATTTAACATATCTCAATCTCACCCCCCCAAACATATATGTTCATTCAAAATCCTTTCcagtaattaaaaatttaccaGCCAAAGGCACTATAAATCTCAAATGATTTTGACTAGCACATAAAGAAACAACATTaccttaataataatttaaaaaaaaaaaaaaggagaaattacactttttacCTTAAACCATACCCCATTTTATACTGTCCTCTAAACTATCAAAACGCACAATCAAacaccccccctcccccccaacccccccaaaaaaaatcgAAAACTTTGTTACACATTACcccttgctatttttttttttgttaagtctAATTGAATTTAGCATTTAAAGACTAATTTACCCTCTACCGTTTGTTTTGGAGGGGTAAATTAGAATAGGGTACAATTTAAGGTGTAAAAGTataatttccttaaaaaaaaaaaaaagaggagagaggCAACAAACTAATTCATTAATCTTTTCTATAGCATACTTATCTTTACATGGAAGGCCTAGAGCTGGGAACATTCACAATATTATATATTGATCActacattctacccaaaacgCCTACAGGGGATCAGGAGGAAAATCAGAGCAGATGAATAAAATGgatcttatttttgtttagtcacAGGAAGGAACTGATCTCCATCTTTTCTCAGCCATATTGTCGAACGGGTTTGTTTAACATGATCCACAAAGAGGCGATGCCTGTCATCAGGAAATTAAATGCATTAGGAAAGATCACTAATGTTTCCCCTCACTACATGGCCCATACATTTGGATCAATTACTGGCCATCAATTAGGCCCAAAAAGGAAAACTTTAAAAAAGACCTTAGCAATcaagcaaataaaataattcaatataaaaattaataaagtaacATAGTTTTTACCATCCATTTGCTTGCATTCTTCAGCCAGTAGAGAAGACATGCAGAATTTCACTTCTTAAAAGAGAGCTAGAATTTATTGACAAACCCCCAGCATGCACTTTTAGGACACAGACAAGTAGATGGCTAAACCATCTTCTATCTTTGACAAAAGCATTCATTTATGCATCATCAGGTAATgctcttattaaaataaaactaacctTTCATACTCCAACCTCTGAGTAACTATACCATTCAATAGCAGCTCTGAACTGTAAACTGCTGCTCCTGCAAGTAAAAGTAATGTTGCCCAATTCATAGTAACGTGCGTCCATTTTTTTGGATCATTTAATCAAAGCAAAAATGACACATGATTGTAGCTAACCTTTTTCGAGGTAAGGCACACAGAGAGCATAATCTTCTTCGCAAGATAGAACCAGCAAATCCTCTGGAATTTTATCCCCCTTCAGAGTAGATCTACCAGTTCTCTCCACCGCCTGGAAAGCATTTTGACAGGAAATCAGCATCCGATAAACAATTTGGCACATAAAGATAAAACACATTTAAAGCATCTCAGGATTCAGAAGGAGCTGAAAGCACTGGCAACTGGGCACTCAAATTAAAACAGGACAAAATTGAATAGATATACAGGATCAATATCTACATGCATGTTGGTGGGTGAGCTAAAAACTACCCCCCCGccctccaaaaaaagaaaacgaaacCCACGATAGCAAGATGAAACCATTAAGACATACCTAAGTAACTGCTAGAAGCTTTGCAATTGTGACCACAGACGTGATTAAACCACGTTCAAAATAGAAATGCTACTCCACTAAGACATGAACATACGAATCATGTACAACTTTAAAAAACTGCGTACCTCGCCCTGTACTGCTTTAACCAAACTTGAAATTATTTCTTTAGCAGGCTTTGTATTTGGGGTAATCAAAACTCTTCGACCCTGCAGAGATATTAGCATTTGAGAATCAACAAAATGAATAAGTAGCCAATGCATCTAgtaaaaccaacatgactagaATTTTACCTTCAAAAGTGGATGCTGGGATGTGCGTGCCAATGAAACTGGCAAGCTAAAGCCAaactccttttcctttttggcATCCCTCAAAATGTAATTCTTCTCATCAATGAAACAGCTAGCTTGTCCACAGCTCTGAAGCCATAAATGTGTCACCACTGGTTTTCCAGAAGCAATGGCCTCTAACATATTCCTTGTACGCACAAATTGATCTGCTATGAAGTGTGTAGCATTTGTAATAGAAGACGCCATGGAAACTCCAAGCCGGGCCAAAATCTGTGGGACAAGAACAACAAACAAGATATAGTTCAAACCAGCTCCAATGATTCTAAAAAAGAGACCCTGAATAAATCACAAACTACCTTCTTCTGCTGCTTAATTATATCCTCATCCAAGTGGTGGCTGTACAAAACTCGAACATCAGTTATATCTCTCCTCTTTCTTGAATCTTTTAATGCAGAAGGAGGCTCAGGCCCGGCAGTACTTAGGCTACGGATTTCTTTCAGAAAAAGTGACATGTTTCTCTTGCATGACTGTTTTAAGTATTCATTGCCCATACAAACGGGTGATGCAGCATTCTCAGGTGTCCTACAGTTAACTGGAGTAGTAGCACATGCTGAATCAGATACTTTACATTTCTCACTAGGTGATTCATCCATCCTGGCATTCACTTTTTTAGCAGACGATGGGCAACTTGCACTACTGTTTCTGTCAGAGCGCCTATTTGCCTTTGCCCCAGCTAGATCTTTAGATATCATTTCTCCATCAATCTCACCAGACTTACCATAAATAGCACCCCCTGATCGTGTTTTCCTCTTCATGTTTGAATCAACTAAAGTGCTTTTAGCATCATCAAGTGGCCTTTTGCGCTTGGTGACAGATTGTCCAATATCTTTTGGCCGAACAGATTCAGGTGCATCATCTAAGTTATCAGATCCATTTTCAGGATCAGACAACTTTTGACAAGATCTTCTCCTTCGAGGACAGCTCAATGCATCAATTTCAGAACCATTAGCATAAGCTGTCAGCCTTTGAGTGGATTGCTCATGACGACTTCGTTTTACATTGTCAACTTCTCTGGATTGATTAGGACAAAACATAGAAGACTTTTCCTTCAAGAATGCAGAAGCCTGGATGCCTGTACTAcgtttgcttttcttttctaggGCACAAACCTCAATCGGATGGTTCATTTCTTCCCTAAGGTCACTGGATGCATTCTCAGCCTGCTTCAATTGATTTACTACCAATGACTGTCTAGTTCGATGAGCAACAGGTGCATATGTACCATCTTCTCCTAGTAAATTCCACTTCTTAACTGTGCCACCTCCACTTAGTGTCGCATTGCCATCAAATCTGTTGGACTCCTTAATGCAGCTTCTGTCCAAAGTTCCTCCTGCTTTTCTTCGCTGAATGATCTTAGATGGCATTTTGTCAGAGTTTCCACTCCCATTGATCTTAGAAACATTATCTAAATGTTTCTTAGATGAAATCAAGGACTCTTTACATAATTTGACACTGTTGCTCTTAACTTTCTTGCTCTGACTTGAAGCACCAGAGGGTCTTACTCTCTTACGAGAAGAGGGCTGCTTTACATTATCCGTTTCTCCTCTGAAAGAACCTCTGCAAGAACCCTTTGAACGGTTCTGTCCACCTAGATGGACATCTTTAGCATCATGGTTAGCAATGCCCTCACCCTGGAATAAGGCTTCCATAGCTTCAGCTGCCATCTGTGTATCAAAACCTACATTTATTATTTCTGGCACATCTTTCTGAGCAAAATTAGTTTCCAACTTTCCTCCTGAGGGATTGTCATTAGACTCTTCATTCAACTCATTGGCAAGGTTTCGTTTCAAATTTAATTCTTGCACTGTCTTGTCATTCACTTTTGGTTTTTGCAACATTAGTTTTGAATCAGAATGAGCCAAACCCATCCTTTTGTTATTGACTTTTAAATGTTCTTGATGGTCTCTATAGTCATCTAGTCTGCTTACTCCAGACTTTTGGGGTTGGGTAAAGGATCTCCTCCCATGGCCTCCACTATCAaagaattcttctttctttcggCGGAAGATATCTCCCCCTCCATCATCCTCACGGGTATCATCCCAGTCAAAAATCCCTGTTTCTCCAAATATGTTTCTAACATTGGCTTTCTTCGCCAAACTTTGCTGGCCCTTTGCACTTGAGAGAGAATTTGATTTTCCCCAAGATTTCTTTCCATGGTCATATTCTTGTTGAGATTCCATGGCATTATCTTTAAGGAACCTGTCCACAAAATCCAATGCATTGGCCTGTGATAACTCCCCAGGTTCTTGAGAGTCAGCATAGCTTAACCCTGCCAATCCATCATCACAATCAGGCAACTGAGGCAACTCTTCTACTTCAGCATTATTGCTGTTATGAGGAAGTCCTCCATAGACATCATGTGAATCGTCAGTGAAAAGTTTTCTAGCTGCTTTACTGCCAGCCCTGCACACATTTTCATTCCTTGATCCCTTCATTTTTTCATTGCATCCTCCAACATCAGGTTCCTGATCTACTAGCTCCCCAACTTTTGGGGGATCCTGTATGATAGACGTCTCACTATTCTTGACAGTAAGTACTTCCAGAGTCTGATTGTTACTTGGGACAGAACAAGATCCATTGCTAACTCCCTTCAAAGCCATGCGAGCTAGAGCAGAGGCACGGAACATTCCTTCACAAACTGTAGTAAACCGCAATGGCTGAGCTCCTAAGCGAAAcaggaaaataaataaggaataaaacctctttttgttACCATTCCAGTCAGATATGCATTCATTATAGATTATAAACGTATACCCACAGAAAGGTGGCCTAGTTTGGTAGTTTTCAACATACCCACAGAACTTTAACCCTAAAAAATCTGAGACACTGAATGCAATACAAGCACATAACAaggacaaaaaattaataatttcacCAGAAACTGGCAATTCATTTCATCAAATTAGATGTGATGACTTCACCAGAAACAATCAATCTTACCAGATGTGCATTCAAACTAGGGGGGAAAAAAGTGCTGTTTCCAGGAGTCTTATATAAATTTAGACAACAAAAATGTGCATTCTAAACACACATTGCAAGAGCAGAAGAAATACATACCAGGTTTTGGTTCTTGGATGCATTGAACAATATTTGTTGCAGTTGACACATGGACTTCTGAAGGACAACAAGGAaagactaaaattaatttttcaagtccaataacaatttattgcATGCAAAATttacaagaaacaaaagaaacaattagTTAAACTTTGAGATTTTACACattagtaaaaagattcaagaCACACAAAGTACAAGTCAAATAGTCTGCATATGATgcataattaattttcttactACCCCTTTTCTTTCACAGCCAACGCTTTGAATGAGAGAGAATGAACCAGAAAGAAACAGATCATATAAATGTAACAGCATGGAGCTTCAGAAAACATAATCAAAGGaagtattctaaaaattacttttaaacaaaattttcatagtTGTCAAATATACTAGTGAATCACCTGGATTCTGCTTTTTATCAGCTAAAGGGTCAGACTGCTCCATCACTCCCTTTTTATCATGTTCACGAAGAGAAGTGTCCTGAACCTTCTCCTCATCCACTAACCGACCACTGCCACTTCTTACCGATCCATCATCAGATTGCTCATCAATATCATCCAAAACTTCAGTTCTATCTGTTCCTTCACCCTCACTATCACTACCAATGGCAACTTCATTATCAAACTCATCCAATAACTGTGTGTCCATATTGTAAATGCAATCTGGATCATCCAACACTTGGGTCTCATCACCAATATTCAATTCTTGGGTTTCCCCATCAAGATTCACTACTTGGGTTTCAAATGCATATTCAGTGGGAACAGTATCCTCAAAAGCCATGTTGTTCTGCAGATATTTTAATTCCTCAGCATCCTCAGCTTCACCCTTTTCACCtaattttccaaataaaaagcAAGTTGGTATTTTTATTCTTGAACatctcaaataaattaaaaaagattaatGGCCAcattattaaatttctttttcaaatgaaccataacaaaattgaaagtttcCCTGATAACAATTGTAATCCCAAAATCCATATACATTCCACcattaattatttcaaaaaattcaacaaaaatatattccTTTTTCAATTCTTTAGATAATCAACCTAAAAGCACAAAACTTTGAAcataaataacaacaaaatcagAGACCGAAAACCAGTACCAGACAATGTAGAAGGTGAAAACTGGCTATCAAGGACCTGGGTCTCGAAATGAGCAAAATTGGCATTTGGGTCTGTATTGATTGGTTTGATTTCACCATCATCGTCTCCAAGCGAgcccatttttgttttttttttctttcaaatcattCAATTTCACCTGCAAAACAAAACCAATCTATATTGAAACCCTAACAAAGCaatgaaatttattgtttatatttctTAATAGAACGAATATAATGCAAACAATCAATGGGGAAGAAAGAGAGACATATCGAACTCACTCAGtcgagagaaagagagagagagagagagaggacgcTAGGGTTACGGAAGTGGAGGGAAAATGTGGGAGAATTTGGAGGGAAAATTGACAGAAATATGAGCGGAATTTACTGAGGGAGTGGAAAAGATTTTTCCGTAATTTTCTGTAACATGATAGGAAGAAATGAACAGTTTGATTTGATATGATTTTACCAGAAAAGGCAAagttcaagtaaaaaaaaaaaactaataccAAAGCTATCATCCAATAATAGAACACTATAAAAACAAGAAGGGCATTTGGTCTAGTGGTATGATTCTCGCTTTGGGTGCGAGAGGTCCCGAGTTCGATTCTCGGAATGCCCCCCTTTTATATTTGTgtcattgtgtgtgtgttttctttttcttttttttcctaaccaACCAAACAGtcgtcgtcttcttcttctggttccctttgctttg contains:
- the LOC115994689 gene encoding uncharacterized protein LOC115994689 — translated: MGSLGDDDGEIKPINTDPNANFAHFETQVLDSQFSPSTLSGEKGEAEDAEELKYLQNNMAFEDTVPTEYAFETQVVNLDGETQELNIGDETQVLDDPDCIYNMDTQLLDEFDNEVAIGSDSEGEGTDRTEVLDDIDEQSDDGSVRSGSGRLVDEEKVQDTSLREHDKKGVMEQSDPLADKKQNPEVHVSTATNIVQCIQEPKPGAQPLRFTTVCEGMFRASALARMALKGVSNGSCSVPSNNQTLEVLTVKNSETSIIQDPPKVGELVDQEPDVGGCNEKMKGSRNENVCRAGSKAARKLFTDDSHDVYGGLPHNSNNAEVEELPQLPDCDDGLAGLSYADSQEPGELSQANALDFVDRFLKDNAMESQQEYDHGKKSWGKSNSLSSAKGQQSLAKKANVRNIFGETGIFDWDDTREDDGGGDIFRRKKEEFFDSGGHGRRSFTQPQKSGVSRLDDYRDHQEHLKVNNKRMGLAHSDSKLMLQKPKVNDKTVQELNLKRNLANELNEESNDNPSGGKLETNFAQKDVPEIINVGFDTQMAAEAMEALFQGEGIANHDAKDVHLGGQNRSKGSCRGSFRGETDNVKQPSSRKRVRPSGASSQSKKVKSNSVKLCKESLISSKKHLDNVSKINGSGNSDKMPSKIIQRRKAGGTLDRSCIKESNRFDGNATLSGGGTVKKWNLLGEDGTYAPVAHRTRQSLVVNQLKQAENASSDLREEMNHPIEVCALEKKSKRSTGIQASAFLKEKSSMFCPNQSREVDNVKRSRHEQSTQRLTAYANGSEIDALSCPRRRRSCQKLSDPENGSDNLDDAPESVRPKDIGQSVTKRKRPLDDAKSTLVDSNMKRKTRSGGAIYGKSGEIDGEMISKDLAGAKANRRSDRNSSASCPSSAKKVNARMDESPSEKCKVSDSACATTPVNCRTPENAASPVCMGNEYLKQSCKRNMSLFLKEIRSLSTAGPEPPSALKDSRKRRDITDVRVLYSHHLDEDIIKQQKKILARLGVSMASSITNATHFIADQFVRTRNMLEAIASGKPVVTHLWLQSCGQASCFIDEKNYILRDAKKEKEFGFSLPVSLARTSQHPLLKGRRVLITPNTKPAKEIISSLVKAVQGEAVERTGRSTLKGDKIPEDLLVLSCEEDYALCVPYLEKGAAVYSSELLLNGIVTQRLEYERHRLFVDHVKQTRSTIWLRKDGDQFLPVTKQK